From a single Sebastes umbrosus isolate fSebUmb1 chromosome 17, fSebUmb1.pri, whole genome shotgun sequence genomic region:
- the hrh2b gene encoding histamine receptor H2b, translating to MISTALRWLVLVSFIILTIGGNVLVCLAVGLSRRLWRIANCFVVSLAVADLLLGLLVLPLSATVELRSGNWPLGGSLCNIYISLDVMLCASSILTLMAISVDRYLAISAPLSYSRRVTPLRVTLALIAIWALSLAVSFVPIHLGLNTADYRVQHLDWGMEDDDKEGHYCQFEWNNNYVLVYAFGSFYLPLLLMCGMYLCIFRVAREQVRRIRAATPSFARAASTAAIAREHKATVTLAAVLGAFIICWFPYFTFFSCMGIRKKTNPPNTLNSVILWLGYFNSALNPILYPAFNRDFRRAYGELLRCRWPCRRKLQLSAHKRLTFTNGKKVSQQSGKHIDTVNKETEGKSLTLHERNGVPDEPR from the exons ATGATCTCCACAGCTCTCCGCTGGCTGGTCCTGGTGTCTTTTATCATTCTGACCATCGGAGGGAACGTGCTGGTGTGCTTGGCCGTGGGGCTCAGCCGCCGACTGTGGCGCATCGCTAACTGCTTCGTGGTGTCCCTGGCCGTGGCAGATCTTCTGCTCGGCCTGCTGGTGCTGCCCTTATCTGCCACCGTGGAGCTCCGCAGCGGAAACTGGCCCCTCGGAGGATCCCTGTGTAACATCTACATCTCGCTGGACGTCATGCTGTGCGCATCCTCCATCCTGACCCTGATGGCCATCAGCGTGGACCGATACCTGGCCATTTCAGCTCCCCTCAGCTACTCTCGGAGAGTAACCCCTCTGAGGGTGACGCTGGCCCTGATCGCCATCTGGGCCTTGTCACTGGCCGTGTCCTTTGTGCCCATCCACCTGGGCTTGAACACGGCGGACTACAGAGTGCAGCACTTGGACTGGGGCATGGAGGACGACGACAAGGAGGGACACTACTGCCAGTTTGAATGGAATAACAACTATGTTCTCGTTTATGCCTTTGGCTCATTTTACCTGCCTCTGCTGCTCATGTGTGGGATGTATCTTTGCATATTCAGAGTGGCACGAGAACAG GTGCGGCGTATCCGTGCTGCCACTCCATCGTTTGCACGCGCAGCATCGACTGCAGCTATAGCACGAGAGCACAAAGCCACGGTGACCCTGGCAGCCGTGCTGGGGGCCTTCATCATCTGCTGGTTCCCCTACTTCACCTTCTTCTCCTGCATGGGCATAAGGAAAAAGACAAACCCCCCTAACACACTTAACTCTGTGATCCTGTGGCTGGGCTACTTTAACTCGGCACTCAACCCCATCCTGTATCCGGCCTTCAACAGGGATTTCCGCAGGGCCTACGGAGAGCTGCTTCGCTGCAGATGGCCGTGTCGCAGAAAACTGCAGCTGTCTGCGCATAAACGATTAACCTTTACTAATGGCAAAAAGGTTTCTCAACAGTCTGGGAAACATATAGACACAGTTAATAAAGAAACTGAGGGGAAGAGCCTCACTCTGCATGAGAGGAATGGCGTCCCTGATGAGCCAAGGTGA